The Rhinolophus ferrumequinum isolate MPI-CBG mRhiFer1 chromosome 21, mRhiFer1_v1.p, whole genome shotgun sequence region CCCCCTGCACACCAGCAGATCCTGCTCCAgggtctccctccctcctttgtcctccccccccccccccgcccctggTATCTTGGCTGGGAAGATTAATGCTGGGCATGGGGAAAGCCAGACATTTGACTGACCAGGTGAGAAGGATTGCTAGGCAGGGCCCAAGGACCTCTGAAAATGGAGCTGCTTTTGCAACAGAAGCCCTTCTATTCCCCTCCTGCCACCCTGTTCTCCCTGCTGGGTTAGAGGTATCAACCCTAGGGTGGAGTAAGTAGCTGTCTGGGCCAGCTGCCAGTCCACCCCTGCTCCCTGTTGGCCTGTGCCTGTGGCCTGGAGGCCAgagctccacacacacacacactctgctggTGCCCTTCCCCGAGGTCACCCCCTGGGGGCTAGCTGTCATCAGCCCAGTTTGTTCTAGCAGGGTACCAACCCAGGGAATGGAAAAACAGTTTGaattatacacaaaaatgtttCCTGCAGCAGGTTGCAAACCCTGAGAACTAATGAAGCAGGAAAACAGGCCTGGAGtaagtccccctcccccacttaaGTTCTCCCAGCTTGGCAAAGGCTGCTCACGCCCTGAGCCTTGTTGATTCAGGCTTAACCAGGCTCCAACAAGAAAAACCTTATCAGGGggattggttttgttttcatgacCCAACTCTAGCCTTCCTCCACGGGTCCAGCTGGCGTGAGTAAGCATCCTTGGGGACGTCCTGTCTTCTCCAGGACGCTGCCATGAGTGCCCCCTTATGGCCACAGAAGATAGTGCAGAGGTGAAGCAAAGGGCTCTAGGCTGGGAGAGACCTGTGTTCACATTTGATTCCGCCACAATTTGCTATGTGACTTGGGGCAAATTGTTCATCATCTCTGGGCTTTGAAAAAGGGGGAGGTTGACGTGGATAAGCTAGTCTCTTCTAGTCCTGTGCTTGGCCACCATCCACAGCTTGTGCACTGAAGGGGGAAAGCTTCATTTTACCAAGTCCTACCTCCTCCATCTTAGTGGAGGGGACACGGAGGTAGTTGGGGCTGGTGAGTAGGTAAATGCTTTTGCTGCTAGTAGCTACCAGGCTTTGAAATGTACATCCCCTAGAGGCCCACTTCcttaaaacagatttcttttaaggaaaaaatatatcagtGAACATTCAGCATAAGGAATTTTGACCTTATCTGCTGCTGGGCAAGAGTAGCAATATTCTCTAGGCAAACTtccttcaacagatatttatgaagcatctactgtgtgccagggactgGGCAGAGAGGAATAAGAACCGGTCGCTGCCCTGAGCACAAAATCAAGGACTGAGAATTCTCCCTCAAGGAGAAGGGCCCCTAGGAACAAATGAGCGAGATGGGTGGCCCATCTGATTCCAGAACACACAGCTGATTTTCTGGGAATCCTCTAGAGAGGATCTGGAGCAGTTCCTGCGCAGCATAGGGTGGAAAGCATTTGCATCCTGTCCTCAAGCCTTTGTCCATCCAGAGGCAGAGAAGCCCCCTGGCTGAGATGTACTTCCCCAGATCGCATCAGCTCCCCAAAGAAGCAGAAGGGCCAGGTGAGGCCATCAGTGGCCACCGCCCTCACGAAGCAGCCATGGTACCCAAGCACCAGACTGTGGTGATAACTCCTGCCCCAGGGGGTGTGTACAGGGCAGGGGCTGGCCACAGGGATCGGAGCGCACGAAGGTGGGGCCTGCTCCCAATAAGGCTACGGCAAGCTGGAATATGGTGGCTGCTCTGTCCTCATGCTAGGCTCAGGCCCAAAGGAACATGGTCCTTGCCTTCAGGAAGCTCACAGCCCAAGCCCCCTTCACCCGTTCATTTCAAGCACGATGGGAGTACGGCAGGGCCACTTCCCTCCCTGGTCCTTTATCCCCTGCGCCTACGCGGTCTCGGTCACACACCACCTTCCTGAGGAGCCCCAAGAAAGAACTGGGCCAAACAGCTTCAGCATTCAGGGCTCTACGACCCAGAAAGCCGCCAAGACGGTATATTCAGGTGAACGGAAGCTCCTACTGCCTGCCGGTGCTGCCCCAGCGCTCTCCACTCGCCTGGCTGACAAAGAGCTTTACTCAGTTCCCGATATGTCTGGCCAGAGACAGAGATAGCGGACTCAGCTCAGGGTTGGGGAACAGGGGGTGCCAGGTTCGCCCGGCCTTTTGGAAAAGCCGACCAGAAGGTATCCTCAAAGGACCCCTATGGGGGGCACAGGAGCCGACGCCCACTCCGGAGGGGCGTCCCTTCGAGGAGGAGGTTGGCCTGCGCCGCCTCGTCAGATGCAAGGGGGTCTGGAGATGCTTCTGCATAGTTAGCCCCCACAGAGGCGCCCGTGAGCTGCTAAGGGTCCTGGGGGGGCTGCTCAATACACGCGCAGCACCCCACCAGCCGGCGCCGCACCCCACCAGCCGGCGCAGCACCCCACCAGCCGGCGCCTCAGGGCAGAAGCGCAGTGCGCACGCGCGAGCTCAGCGCCGGCCCCGCCCCTTTCGCCTTCCGGGGAGGAGGTACGCGCCGCTTCCGCCGGAAACCCAGAATCGAACCGAAAATCCAGCCCACTACCGGGGCTGGGTGGTCTTCTTCCTCGCCCGGCGCGCAGTCGTATCCTAGTCTCCCGCGCCCCGATTTAGGTTTTCACGCCCAGCTCTTACAGGATCCTGATAACCCGCCGCATTCCCCACATCTCAATTCCAGCTGCAAATTACCGCAGAACCTGAAGCCAGGAAGGGAACCTATTTCCGGTCCCGGTCCGCCTTTGCCCGCACCGGTGAGGCCCAGTGAGGTTCTCGCCGGGCTTTCCGGCTTCATCTGCCACACTCCTCCCTGCCTGTCCCTCGTGGACACCCCGCCGCCCCGACCATGTCCCAGAAGCCGAAGGTAGAGCCCCACGTCGGACGGCTGGGATACCTGCAGGCGCTGGTCACGGAGTTCCAGGAGACGGAGAGCCAAAGTGAGCGacagggtgggggccaggggacGGGCCAGGGGTTCGGCGTGACAGCACTCCGGACCTGGCTCCAGTGTCGCTTTTCCGTTGCAGACGCCAAGGAGCAAGTCCTGGCCAACCTCGCCAACTTCGCCTATGACCCCAGCAACTACCAGTATCTGCGACAGCTGCAGGTCCTAGATTTATTCCTCGATTCGCTGTCTGAGGAGAATGAGACCCTGGTGGAGTTTGCTATTGGTAAGGACGGGTCCGGTCCCCCAGATGCCTGATGGGCTGTGGTGAGATCAGTGAGTTAGACGTGAGTAGTTGGGAAAGGAATCTCGTAGTCCCTCAGCTGCGGCGATGGCCGACCTTGGCGACATCGGTGCCACCTTCGCGGTTCACAGATTGTCCGAGTCACGGCTACCTTGAGTCAGGTCTGGAACTTAAGCGCAGGACTCCCTCTTCGTGTCTGCCTTCCCGCCTGCTGGCTGAGTGACGAGATTGTAAGTGGGGGAAAGGATGGAAGCCACTTGGAGGGAAAAAAGTTGAGTGCtcttttaaacatctttatttatttatttaaaaaaattttattggggaacagtgtgtttttccaggacccatcagctccaagtcaagtcgttgttttcaatctagttgtggagggcgcagctcactggcccagtgaccttggtgttgtTCTGAGCGCTGCGTTCTAACAAACGGAACCAACCGGCCGGCTGCcctaaacatctttattttaatgttttaacatCAGGAGGAGTAGACGTGACTTGGAATGGCTTATGGTTCCTGTGTTTGTTTTGGTCTAAGATCTATTGAATCATTAACTGGACATACATTTATTGGGCCTGAACTGTGTGAGCAAGGTGCTGTTCTAAATGCTGGAGAGATGGCGAACAAGTTGAGAAAGGTCTTTACCCTCAAGAATTTACATTCCAGTAGGAGGAGACTGGTGGTGAGCAGACAAACCAAAAAGCTGAGGCTCTTAAGGAAATAAACAGGATGATGAGACAGAGCAATAGGAGGTAGGTGCAACTTCCGTTTTGGCCGTCATCGGaaggcattctaggcagaggtgCATCTTGGGTGAGGACCTTAATGCAGAAGGAGCCAGAAGGAAGGCTGCTAGGGCAGGATTGTGATGAGTGAAGCAGTGAGTGGTGCAAAGTGAGGTTAGAGAGGCGGCACCAGAACTTAGGGTCTTAGATCTAGGCCATGGGAAAGAgtttggaatttattctaagggcaaacaacaattattttttcaGCACGCATCTTTCAAAAATAACATGTCTTTATATAGTGAAAGGAATCTTATGTAGGGAAAGAAACCTCCGATGAGAATTCCATTGTCACCTAGTACCCACTTATGCAAATTTCTCTAATAGTTCCCAaagagacatttttgttgttgtttgtatgaGTCAGGATCCAATTCAGGACCCATGCATTTAATCTGTTGCACCCTTAgatctcaatctctctctgtctctcttttaaataaactttgtattttagaacagttttagcaaaattgcaaagataatacAGCGAGTTCCCATAAATAccacacccagtttccctggtattaccatcttacattagtatggtacatttgttacaatcaataaaccaaaatattgatgcattattaactaaagcccgtactttattcagatttccttagttttcccctgtctgttttctgttctaggatcccatccaggatgtCACATTACATTCAGTTGTCAcatctccttaggctcctctgggCTGTGCCAGTTTCTTAGACTTCCCTTTTTTTGACAGTTTGGAGGAATAcaggtcaggtattttgtagagtGTCCCTTAGTTGGGATttgcctgatttttcttttctttctcatgattagactggctTAGGGTTTTTGGGGAGGGTGACCATGGAGGTAAAGCGCCATTCTCTTCACATCATATCAAAGGGATGTGCTACCGACATGACTAACTACTGTTGATGGTGACCTTGGTCACTCGGCTGAGGTAGTATTGGTTAGGTCTCtctactgtaaagttactctACCCCACGCCCTATCTTTCCATATGGTACTCTTCGGAAATAAGTCACTGCATAAGTTATCTTTTATTCATTAGTAGACCCTTTTTTCATAAGACTAATTGTCGAAGGATCCAGACCAGTTCTGCAGAAGCTCCCGCCTTCCAAATTGTCTAGACAGTTGCCTCTTTATGGTGTCATTTAGATTGTTCCGTTGTCTTCTGTCCCCTTTATTTCCTGTAATTTAGAAATTAGATCAAAAGGCTTGATAGAATCAAGtaacactttttctttcctgagtaCGTCATAGATAAgtgtgatttcaatttttaaaaagccatccaGGTCTGCCCCTAACATTTGTGTTACCTGGTGCTAGAGTTCCAATGGGGGTCGCCCCTCCTTCTCTTCTAACCAGGACAGGTCTCACACATGGTGTGGAAATCCCAGCTCTGTTCAcatacccccacacacacctgccctGGAACAATTCCTTGGATTTACGAGTGTAGACACCAATAATGGGGTTCACCCCTGGGAGTCAGGATCTAGGAAAGGGGCCCATGCAGCTGTGGGAGCAGGTTCAGGGCCTGGAGCTCCaggtgtggggaagggaggatgTGCTTTGGGAAGGCTCCTTGGATTTTTTCAACCTGTGGAGAGGGTCAGAGTGAGGCCCTCTACAGCTGTGCCAGAGACAGGAGCCCCAGTTGCCCAGGTCTAGTAAAGTGATGCCAGCTCATGTCTGTGCCCCTccagattattatgctaaataagTATTCTCAAAAATGGGTCCCTTTAAGATTTTCTCCAATGGAAGTCCTCTATCCCCTCACTTTTTGTACCGCGGCTCCAAAGCTTCTGCCATCTGAATGGTGATGGTGGCCCCTGCAGAAGCACGAAACGTCACCTGGGGGTGATAGAGCTCCTCCTACTCAAGCTTTTGACTCTGGAGAAAAGTTGCCTAAAAAGAGCAGTCACCCAAGAAAAGTTTTTACGGAACCAAGAAGCAACTTTCCTAAGGCAGAGCACTGAGATCCCGGCCCACTGAGCTGGGAGCTATGGGTGAGACTTGGGCCTGGCCTGGGTTCTTGCTCTCCTGGGCAGCTTCCCAGTTTTACTTTGCCCAGCcactatttttctccttttctcttcctttttcttcccactaGAGCAAGGTCCCTAATCCCAAGAGCAGTAGTTTTCTCAGCATTGAATCCCTCCTTGGGATCATCTGCAgattaaatttctctttcatttattgtgCATAACTTAAAAGGAGAGCCCCAGTGGTGCTTAGAAGCATATTTTGTTACTGCTGTCATTTCCTTTCCTCGTAATGTCTCTGGCATGAAATGGAAAACACTGTCAGGCACTTGTCCTGCTGTTACAAGGCTCTGTGCGGCACTTTGTAGCTCGGAGTCTTTTATCTCTGGTGGCAGGCCTGAGATTGTGATCTCTATGAAGGCAGGGCCCAGCCTTGCTTATCTCTTATGTCTTGAATACTCTGGCCTTTTGGTCTGGGGAAGGTGAGAGAAGGGCCCAAAAGGTTCAG contains the following coding sequences:
- the ARMC7 gene encoding armadillo repeat-containing protein 7 isoform X2, which gives rise to MSQKPKVEPHVGRLGYLQALVTEFQETESQNAKEQVLANLANFAYDPSNYQYLRQLQVLDLFLDSLSEENETLVEFAIGSHPGCHITFSCHISLGSSGLCQFLRLPFF
- the ARMC7 gene encoding armadillo repeat-containing protein 7 isoform X4, producing the protein MSQKPKVEPHVGRLGYLQALVTEFQETESQNAKEQVLANLANFAYDPSNYQYLRQLQEASVTCAQTGPTRNTSCRQGASRSSSTACPVPTRRPCCPLSPPSCT
- the ARMC7 gene encoding armadillo repeat-containing protein 7 isoform X3, whose protein sequence is MSQKPKVEPHVGRLGYLQALVTEFQETESQNAKEQVLANLANFAYDPSNYQYLRQLQVLDLFLDSLSEENETLVEFAIVIYPDPAICQDTEWEKTKSPFSWTL